The Microcoleus sp. FACHB-68 genomic interval GTTTCAATTGCTAAAACCGTTGCCATTGGCTGGTAATGTTTTGAAATGGATTGGCTACTTCTAGTAGCTTAGACTTTCCTGAGTTCACTCAGGAGAGTAAAATTGCATCCAACTGAGGGCAAACTGGCCTGTATTAAGTCGCGGGGCGGTTTGTCCAAAAAACTTTGTGTTTTGTAACAAAAGGAAACAATTCCATGCGACGATTGTTAGCTTTAATTCTGGCGATTGGTCTTTGGATCAGTGTTGCCCCAACTGCCTTTGCCGGTGAACCAAATGTGGCGGGGCTAGTGCCATGCAGCGAATCCCCTGCTTTTCAGCAACGGGCGCAAAATGCACGCAACACGACCAGCGACCCCCAGTCTGGACAAAAACGTTTTGAGCGTTACTCTCAAGCGTTATGCGGCCCAGAAGGGCTTCCTCACTTGATTCCGGATGGCCGCTGGAG includes:
- a CDS encoding Photosystem I reaction center subunit III — its product is MRRLLALILAIGLWISVAPTAFAGEPNVAGLVPCSESPAFQQRAQNARNTTSDPQSGQKRFERYSQALCGPEGLPHLIPDGRWSHAGDFIIPGILFLYIAGWIGWVGRAYLQAVRKTDSPEEKEIIIDVPTAIKYMLTGFTWPLAAIKEAISGELYAKDNEIPVSPR